The proteins below are encoded in one region of Roseovarius bejariae:
- a CDS encoding cytochrome c biogenesis CcdA family protein: MFGIEIIDAGLLPAMIVALMAGVISFLSPCVLPIVPPYIAYMSGVTLTELSQEGQKRARAILPALFFVLGLSTVFLFLGFTASAIGQTFLQYQDTFNTVAGLLVMGFGAHFVGVYRIGFLDREARLDVGDKGGSSFGAYILGLAFAFGWTPCIGPQLGAILSMAASEGNVTRGTLLLAVYAAGLGVPFLLVAAFLPRLTGLMGWMKRHMEQIERIMGLLLWTIGLLMLTGGFSDFSFWLLENFPSLAALG, translated from the coding sequence ATGTTCGGAATCGAAATCATCGACGCGGGGCTTCTCCCCGCCATGATCGTGGCGCTGATGGCAGGGGTCATCTCGTTCCTCTCGCCCTGTGTCTTGCCCATCGTGCCGCCCTATATCGCCTATATGAGCGGCGTCACCCTCACGGAACTCAGCCAAGAGGGCCAGAAACGCGCCCGCGCCATCCTGCCGGCGCTTTTCTTCGTGCTGGGGCTCTCCACGGTGTTCCTGTTCCTCGGCTTCACGGCTTCGGCCATCGGCCAGACCTTCCTGCAATACCAGGATACCTTCAACACCGTCGCGGGCCTGCTTGTCATGGGGTTCGGCGCGCATTTCGTCGGCGTCTATCGCATCGGCTTTCTGGATCGCGAGGCGCGGCTCGACGTGGGCGACAAGGGCGGGTCGTCCTTCGGGGCCTATATCCTTGGCCTCGCCTTCGCCTTCGGCTGGACGCCATGCATCGGCCCACAACTGGGCGCGATCCTGTCGATGGCCGCCTCCGAAGGCAACGTGACCCGCGGCACCCTCCTTCTGGCGGTCTATGCCGCAGGCCTCGGCGTGCCCTTCCTGCTGGTCGCCGCCTTCCTGCCGCGCCTGACGGGCCTCATGGGCTGGATGAAACGCCACATGGAACAGATCGAGCGTATCATGGGCCTTCTCCTCTGGACCATCGGCCTGCTGATGCTCACCGGCGGCTTTTCGGATTTCTCCTTCTGGCTGCTGGAAAACTTTCCGTCGCTCGCCGCCCTGGGATAA
- a CDS encoding sulfurtransferase TusA family protein, whose translation MEITETLDARGLLCPLPVLKLRKRMAPLASGACIEMLADDPAAVIDVPHFCAESGHEFIALREGDGHQVYVVRKADG comes from the coding sequence ATGGAGATTACCGAGACCTTGGATGCGCGGGGGTTATTGTGCCCCCTGCCCGTTTTGAAGCTGCGCAAGCGGATGGCGCCGCTGGCGTCGGGGGCCTGTATCGAGATGCTGGCCGATGATCCGGCGGCGGTGATCGATGTGCCGCATTTCTGCGCCGAATCGGGGCATGAGTTCATCGCCCTGCGCGAAGGCGACGGGCACCAGGTTTACGTGGTGCGCAAGGCAGACGGCTGA
- a CDS encoding MFS transporter: protein MIQVLSGVWALLLGIVFIMLGNGMHFTLMGLRGGIEGFSASELAIVTSGYFAGFLSGARLSPELIRRVGHVRVFAALGSLMSGALIAFPLLPDPWVWTILRVLVGFCMSGIFVTAESWLNDAATNETRGKVLSAYMIAQTLGVIGAQGLLTLGDAGTAVLFIGASILVSLALTPILLSASPVPAAEVARPMPLRKLFSGAPLSTVGIFLLGSVYAAQSGMAAVFGTQTGMSTAEVALFMAMLFGGALLLQYPIGWLSDRMDRRKLILGAALLGAVACAAGWTLGGSMWPLMGAAFMAGGTTMPLYALFLAYTNDSLATEDMPAASGGLVFTFGLGAIAGPMVMGWAMQWIGPFAFWLVLGATFGIIALYALYRMTQREMTPVEDTESYLGVLPSASPVAVEAAGAWAAEQAEAERDDKAP, encoded by the coding sequence ATGATACAGGTCTTGTCCGGTGTTTGGGCCCTGCTGCTTGGAATCGTGTTTATCATGCTGGGCAATGGCATGCATTTTACCCTGATGGGCCTGCGCGGCGGGATCGAGGGGTTCTCGGCCTCGGAACTGGCGATTGTCACCTCGGGCTATTTCGCGGGCTTCCTGTCGGGCGCGCGCCTGTCGCCGGAGTTGATCCGGCGGGTGGGCCATGTACGGGTGTTCGCGGCGCTTGGCAGCCTGATGTCCGGCGCCCTCATTGCCTTTCCGCTGTTGCCCGACCCATGGGTCTGGACGATCCTGCGGGTGCTCGTGGGGTTCTGCATGTCGGGCATCTTCGTGACCGCCGAAAGCTGGCTGAACGATGCGGCCACGAACGAGACACGCGGCAAGGTCCTGTCGGCCTATATGATCGCGCAGACCCTTGGCGTTATCGGCGCGCAGGGTTTGCTGACGCTGGGGGATGCGGGCACGGCGGTGCTGTTCATCGGGGCCTCGATCCTCGTGTCGCTGGCGCTGACGCCGATTCTGCTATCAGCCAGCCCGGTGCCTGCCGCCGAGGTGGCCCGGCCCATGCCGCTGCGCAAGCTGTTCAGCGGCGCGCCCCTGAGCACGGTGGGGATATTCCTGCTGGGGAGTGTCTATGCCGCGCAGTCGGGGATGGCCGCCGTCTTTGGCACGCAGACGGGCATGAGCACCGCCGAGGTGGCCCTGTTCATGGCCATGCTGTTCGGCGGGGCCTTGTTGCTGCAATATCCCATCGGCTGGCTGTCGGACCGGATGGACCGGCGCAAGTTGATCCTGGGGGCGGCCCTGCTTGGCGCGGTGGCCTGCGCGGCAGGTTGGACCTTGGGCGGGTCGATGTGGCCGCTGATGGGGGCGGCCTTCATGGCGGGCGGCACAACGATGCCGCTATACGCGCTGTTCCTGGCCTATACGAACGACTCCCTCGCAACCGAGGACATGCCGGCGGCCTCGGGCGGGCTGGTATTTACCTTCGGTCTTGGCGCGATTGCCGGGCCGATGGTGATGGGCTGGGCCATGCAGTGGATCGGGCCTTTTGCCTTCTGGCTGGTTCTGGGGGCGACCTTCGGGATCATCGCGCTTTATGCGCTTTACCGGATGACACAGCGCGAAATGACACCGGTCGAAGACACCGAGAGCTATCTTGGGGTTTTGCCCTCGGCCTCGCCCGTGGCGGTGGAGGCGGCGGGCGCATGGGCCGCGGAGCAGGCCGAAGCCGAGCGCGACGACAAGGCGCCCTGA
- a CDS encoding Rne/Rng family ribonuclease, with amino-acid sequence MAKKMLIDATHAEETRVVVVDGNKVEEFDFESDNKRQLAGNIYLAKVTRVEPSLQAAFVDYGGNRHGFLAFSEIHPDYYQIPVADREALLEEERAYAEAQRAREEDDEKPKKPSRSRSRSRSKTKAEKTEAGDAVISTEAETTAENGEISGMETIDLETPASEGTPEGSSPMETVAETPVEEPSDDTSDTSATAEDKAADSAAKTSKAPAKADAAKDEGNDDSDEGAAKPSDASSKDDSIESVADDDDHEDIRPPRKPRPRRYKIQEVIKVRQILLVQVVKEERGNKGAALTTYLSLAGRYCVLMPNTARGGGISRKITNAADRKKLKATAAEIDVPTGAGLIIRTAGAKRTKAEIKRDYEYLQRLWEQIRELTLKSIAPAKIYEEGDLIKRSIRDLYNREIDEVLVEGERGYRIAKDFMKMIMPSHAKNVKHYQDALPLFARYQVESYLSSMFNPTVQLKSGGYIVIGVTEALVAIDVNSGRATKEGSIEETALKTNLEAAEEVARQLRLRDLAGLIVIDFIDMDERKNNAAVEKRMKDKLKTDRARIQVGRISGFGLMEMSRQRLRPGMIEATTQPCPACHGTGLIRSDDNLALSILRQIEEEGVRGRSREVLVKCPVGIANFLMNQKREHVAQIEARYGLSVRIEGDPLLISPDFSIEKFKTATRNVPEATAPVVSVDSSLMDDIDSSTEESAEAKSDNTAENGDNNGEEGKPKKRRRRRRRRSKSKSGEEGQNGEAQNGNEGEKPSESGGEAAQPSEAAEAKTDDKAEEKPSEDKPKKATRSRSRSKSKAKADEAKAEDTKAADAETKADGADDKADTGEAKAEKPKRTRKPRSTAKAKADSPKEEAPAEAPKEKAKAAPQPEKAAEAAPVAQEAPEPAPAVQEAPKEAAPAPAEASEATPAKPKKRGWWSLGR; translated from the coding sequence ATGGCTAAGAAAATGCTCATCGATGCCACCCACGCGGAAGAAACCCGCGTCGTGGTGGTCGACGGAAACAAGGTCGAGGAATTTGATTTTGAATCCGACAACAAACGGCAACTCGCCGGAAACATCTATCTCGCCAAGGTAACACGGGTCGAACCCTCGCTTCAGGCGGCCTTCGTCGATTACGGCGGCAACCGCCACGGCTTCCTTGCCTTCTCGGAAATCCACCCGGATTACTACCAGATCCCCGTGGCCGACCGCGAGGCGCTGCTGGAAGAGGAACGCGCCTATGCCGAGGCACAGCGCGCCCGCGAGGAAGACGACGAGAAACCCAAGAAACCATCGCGCTCCCGCTCGCGGTCACGCTCCAAGACCAAGGCCGAAAAGACCGAGGCCGGGGATGCCGTGATCAGCACCGAGGCCGAAACCACCGCCGAGAATGGCGAAATTTCCGGCATGGAAACCATCGACCTCGAAACGCCAGCGTCCGAAGGCACGCCCGAGGGCTCTTCGCCCATGGAAACCGTGGCCGAAACCCCGGTCGAGGAACCCTCCGACGATACATCGGACACGAGCGCAACCGCGGAGGATAAAGCCGCAGACAGCGCTGCCAAGACCTCCAAAGCACCGGCCAAGGCCGACGCCGCCAAAGATGAGGGCAACGACGATTCCGACGAGGGGGCCGCAAAACCCTCTGACGCCAGCTCGAAAGACGACTCGATCGAATCCGTCGCCGACGATGACGATCACGAAGACATCCGCCCGCCGCGCAAACCGCGCCCGCGCCGGTATAAAATCCAGGAAGTGATCAAGGTCCGCCAGATCCTTCTGGTGCAGGTCGTCAAGGAAGAACGCGGCAACAAGGGCGCCGCCCTGACAACCTACCTCAGCCTCGCGGGCCGCTACTGTGTCCTGATGCCCAACACCGCCCGTGGCGGCGGCATCTCGCGCAAGATCACCAACGCCGCCGACCGCAAGAAGCTCAAGGCGACTGCCGCGGAAATCGACGTGCCCACCGGGGCGGGCCTGATCATCCGCACCGCCGGGGCCAAGCGCACCAAGGCGGAAATCAAGCGCGATTACGAATACCTGCAACGCCTTTGGGAACAGATCCGCGAACTTACGCTGAAATCCATCGCGCCCGCGAAGATCTACGAAGAAGGCGACCTGATCAAACGGTCGATCCGTGACCTGTATAACCGCGAGATTGACGAGGTTCTGGTCGAAGGCGAACGCGGCTACCGCATCGCCAAGGACTTCATGAAAATGATCATGCCGTCCCACGCCAAGAACGTGAAACACTATCAGGACGCGCTGCCGCTTTTCGCCCGTTACCAGGTGGAAAGCTACCTCAGTTCAATGTTCAACCCGACGGTACAGCTCAAGTCGGGCGGTTACATCGTCATCGGTGTGACCGAGGCGCTCGTCGCCATCGACGTGAACTCCGGCCGCGCCACCAAGGAAGGCTCGATCGAGGAAACCGCCCTCAAGACCAACCTTGAGGCCGCCGAAGAGGTGGCCCGCCAATTGCGCCTGCGCGATCTGGCCGGTCTCATCGTGATCGACTTCATCGACATGGACGAGCGCAAGAACAACGCCGCCGTCGAAAAACGGATGAAGGACAAGCTGAAAACCGACCGCGCCCGCATTCAGGTGGGCCGCATCTCGGGGTTCGGCCTGATGGAAATGAGCCGCCAACGCCTGCGCCCCGGCATGATCGAGGCCACGACACAGCCATGCCCTGCCTGTCACGGCACGGGTCTGATCCGCTCGGACGACAACCTCGCCCTGTCGATCCTGCGCCAGATCGAGGAAGAGGGCGTGCGCGGCCGTTCGCGCGAGGTCCTGGTGAAATGCCCCGTGGGCATCGCCAACTTCCTAATGAACCAGAAACGTGAACATGTCGCGCAAATCGAGGCGCGCTACGGCCTGTCCGTTCGTATCGAGGGTGACCCGCTGCTGATCTCGCCCGATTTCAGCATCGAGAAGTTCAAGACAGCAACCCGTAATGTCCCCGAGGCGACAGCCCCGGTGGTGTCGGTCGACAGCTCGCTGATGGATGACATCGACAGTTCAACCGAAGAATCGGCCGAAGCCAAATCGGACAACACTGCCGAGAACGGTGACAACAACGGCGAAGAGGGCAAACCCAAGAAGCGCCGCCGCCGCCGTCGCCGCCGCTCCAAGTCCAAATCGGGCGAAGAGGGCCAGAACGGCGAGGCACAGAACGGCAACGAGGGGGAGAAACCCTCCGAGTCCGGGGGCGAGGCCGCCCAGCCTTCCGAAGCCGCCGAAGCCAAGACCGACGACAAGGCTGAGGAAAAACCCTCCGAGGACAAGCCGAAGAAGGCCACACGCTCGCGGTCGCGCTCAAAATCCAAGGCCAAAGCCGATGAGGCAAAAGCCGAAGATACAAAGGCCGCGGATGCCGAAACCAAGGCAGACGGCGCAGACGACAAGGCCGACACCGGCGAGGCCAAGGCCGAGAAGCCCAAGCGGACGCGCAAACCGCGCAGCACCGCCAAGGCCAAGGCCGACAGCCCCAAAGAGGAGGCCCCCGCCGAAGCCCCGAAGGAAAAGGCCAAGGCCGCCCCTCAGCCGGAAAAAGCCGCTGAAGCCGCCCCGGTCGCTCAGGAGGCCCCGGAACCCGCCCCGGCGGTGCAGGAGGCCCCGAAAGAGGCCGCACCCGCCCCGGCAGAGGCCAGTGAGGCCACACCGGCCAAGCCCAAGAAACGCGGCTGGTGGTCATTGGGCCGCTAA
- a CDS encoding sigma-54-dependent transcriptional regulator — MPSAMKIAIIDDEKDMRQSISQWLALSGYDTEAFGSAEEALKVLGPDYPGIVVSDIKMPGMDGMQFLKKLMGTDSSLPVIMITGHGDVPMAVEAMRMGAYDFLEKPFNPDKMNQLAKKATNARRMTLDSRALRRELSDGGQLMKKLIGVSPVMERLKEDILDLGQADGHVLIEGETGTGKTLVAHALHAVGSRAGKKFVLVSCAALEEDALIKRLFGPVQPEDSQIPAVEEARGGTLVLEDIESLSEAAQARLLTYINDEGTPPETRIVAISNMQEQDRTCEDALRSDLFYRLGALRITVPPLRQRGEDILTLFTRFSENFADDYGCDTPEVSAQEAAQLLQAPWPGNVRQLINVAERAVLQSRRGSGTIASLLMSDHQEMQPVMTTEGKPLKEYVEAFERMLIDNTMRRHKGSIASVMDELCLPRRTLNEKMAKYGLQRSDYL, encoded by the coding sequence ATGCCTAGTGCCATGAAAATCGCCATCATCGACGACGAAAAGGACATGCGCCAGTCCATCAGCCAATGGCTGGCGCTTTCGGGCTATGACACCGAGGCCTTCGGAAGTGCCGAAGAGGCGCTCAAGGTACTCGGCCCCGATTATCCGGGGATCGTGGTCTCGGACATCAAGATGCCGGGCATGGACGGAATGCAATTCCTCAAGAAACTGATGGGCACCGATTCAAGCCTGCCGGTGATCATGATCACCGGCCACGGCGATGTGCCCATGGCGGTCGAGGCAATGCGCATGGGCGCCTATGACTTTCTCGAAAAGCCCTTCAACCCCGACAAGATGAACCAACTGGCCAAGAAGGCCACCAATGCCCGCCGCATGACATTGGACAGCCGCGCCTTGCGACGCGAGCTTTCCGATGGCGGGCAACTCATGAAAAAACTGATCGGCGTCTCGCCGGTGATGGAGCGGCTCAAGGAAGACATCCTCGATCTGGGGCAGGCCGATGGCCACGTTTTGATCGAAGGCGAAACCGGCACCGGCAAGACTCTGGTGGCCCATGCGCTGCACGCCGTCGGCTCCCGCGCAGGCAAGAAGTTCGTTCTGGTGTCCTGCGCCGCCCTTGAAGAAGACGCGCTGATCAAGCGCCTCTTCGGCCCGGTCCAACCCGAAGACAGCCAGATCCCGGCGGTGGAAGAGGCGCGCGGCGGCACCCTCGTTCTTGAAGATATCGAGTCGCTTTCCGAGGCCGCCCAGGCCCGGTTGCTCACCTATATCAACGATGAAGGCACCCCGCCCGAAACCCGCATCGTGGCAATCTCCAACATGCAGGAACAGGATCGCACCTGCGAAGACGCCCTGCGCTCGGACCTGTTCTATCGCTTGGGCGCGTTGCGGATCACCGTGCCGCCCCTGCGCCAGCGGGGCGAAGACATCCTTACGCTCTTCACCCGGTTTTCCGAGAATTTCGCCGATGACTACGGATGTGATACCCCCGAGGTCAGCGCGCAGGAAGCCGCCCAGCTTCTGCAAGCGCCGTGGCCCGGCAACGTGCGCCAACTCATCAACGTGGCCGAACGCGCCGTCCTGCAATCGCGCCGCGGCTCGGGCACCATCGCGTCGCTCCTGATGTCTGACCATCAGGAAATGCAGCCTGTGATGACCACCGAAGGCAAACCGCTCAAGGAATATGTCGAGGCGTTCGAGAGGATGCTGATTGACAACACCATGCGCCGTCATAAGGGCTCCATCGCCTCGGTGATGGACGAACTTTGCCTGCCGCGCCGGACGTTGAACGAGAAAATGGCCAAATACGGCCTGCAACGGTCCGACTATCTTTAA
- a CDS encoding sensor histidine kinase, which produces MSLLPTSSNSMRRRTRTISWRARLALVAILAMAIGVVYVTNRLLTDRFTENTRNRAELRLVLYSGNLLSELRQNAIVPQLLARDPALIQALNTGDYTQSTQRLLSFLEEIGAASLTLLDRDGRTVAATERDRLGQSHRQAPYYVEALRSRDTIFQVLEDETGQYRFFYSRRIDSQNQIAGVIVVEVDLGKYERAWAGISDAVLVTDSEGQIILATEPRWRGLSEAEALRREPVDSAIERAIQATADWTALPADAYLQGEAVMRVEGRVAFRGWRIASFTTYASVRDKVNGVLALEIMGFAILLALAFYFLNRKTAVRMALFQRESAELRALNARLQREIAERERVQENLAVAEQTLAQSSKLAALGEMSAAVSHELNQPLAAMKTYLAGARLLLTRNRPDEAVSSFQRIDDLIERMGAITKQLKSYARQDRDAFEPVKMGEALNSALAMMEPQLRQRKITITRSIPDDPVIVMGDRVRIEQVIINLLRNAMDATEASDDPAIDILLAGGETAMLTVRDNGHGIEDIENLFEPFYTTKQPGDGVGLGLAISSGIVNDLGGRLTARNAVGGGAVFEMQLPILPEETRAAE; this is translated from the coding sequence ATGAGCCTGCTGCCCACCTCATCCAACTCCATGCGCCGCCGCACGCGCACCATCAGTTGGCGCGCGCGTCTGGCTCTTGTTGCGATCCTCGCCATGGCCATTGGGGTGGTCTATGTCACCAACCGGCTGCTCACCGACCGCTTCACCGAGAACACCCGCAACCGCGCCGAGCTACGCCTCGTTCTCTACAGCGGCAACTTGCTCAGCGAGTTGCGCCAGAACGCCATCGTGCCACAGCTTCTGGCCCGTGACCCGGCGCTCATCCAGGCCCTCAACACCGGCGATTACACGCAATCCACGCAACGCCTCCTGTCCTTTCTGGAGGAAATCGGCGCCGCCTCGCTGACCCTGCTGGACCGCGACGGGCGCACCGTGGCCGCGACCGAACGTGACAGGCTGGGCCAAAGCCACCGCCAAGCCCCTTATTATGTTGAGGCCCTGCGCTCCCGCGATACGATTTTTCAGGTGCTTGAGGACGAGACCGGGCAATACCGCTTCTTCTATTCCCGCAGGATCGACAGCCAGAACCAGATCGCCGGCGTGATCGTGGTCGAGGTCGACCTGGGCAAGTACGAACGGGCCTGGGCGGGAATTTCCGACGCCGTTCTGGTGACTGACAGCGAGGGGCAGATCATCCTTGCCACCGAACCCCGCTGGCGCGGCCTGAGCGAGGCCGAGGCCCTGCGCCGCGAACCCGTCGACAGCGCCATCGAACGCGCCATTCAGGCCACCGCCGATTGGACGGCACTGCCCGCCGACGCCTACCTTCAGGGCGAGGCGGTGATGCGGGTCGAGGGCCGCGTGGCCTTCCGCGGATGGCGCATCGCGTCGTTTACCACCTACGCCAGCGTGCGCGACAAGGTGAACGGCGTTCTCGCCCTCGAAATCATGGGGTTCGCGATTCTTCTCGCACTCGCCTTCTATTTCCTGAACCGCAAAACGGCGGTGCGCATGGCGCTTTTCCAACGCGAGTCGGCAGAGCTTCGCGCATTGAACGCAAGGCTACAGCGGGAAATCGCCGAACGCGAAAGGGTGCAGGAAAACCTTGCCGTGGCCGAACAGACCCTCGCGCAAAGCTCCAAACTCGCCGCCCTGGGCGAGATGTCGGCGGCCGTCAGTCACGAGTTGAACCAGCCCCTCGCAGCGATGAAAACCTATCTCGCCGGGGCCCGCCTTCTGCTCACCCGCAACCGCCCCGACGAGGCCGTCTCCTCTTTCCAGCGGATCGACGACCTGATCGAGCGGATGGGCGCCATCACCAAGCAATTGAAATCCTACGCGCGGCAGGATCGGGATGCCTTCGAGCCTGTAAAAATGGGCGAAGCGCTCAATTCCGCCCTGGCCATGATGGAACCGCAACTGCGCCAGCGCAAGATCACCATCACCCGGTCCATCCCCGATGACCCGGTGATCGTGATGGGCGATAGGGTGCGTATCGAACAGGTGATCATCAACCTGCTGCGCAATGCCATGGACGCCACCGAAGCCAGCGACGATCCCGCCATCGACATCCTGCTGGCCGGTGGCGAAACCGCCATGCTGACCGTTCGCGACAATGGCCACGGGATCGAAGACATCGAAAACCTGTTCGAGCCGTTCTACACCACCAAGCAGCCGGGTGATGGGGTGGGCTTGGGTCTTGCCATTTCCTCGGGGATCGTCAACGACCTTGGGGGCCGGTTGACCGCGCGCAATGCGGTTGGCGGGGGGGCTGTATTTGAAATGCAACTCCCTATCTTACCTGAAGAAACCCGTGCTGCGGAGTGA
- the purQ gene encoding phosphoribosylformylglycinamidine synthase subunit PurQ, which yields MHAAVIVFPGSNCDRDMAVALERAGAKVSMVWHKDTALPEGIDLIGVPGGFSFGDYLRCGAIAANSPICRSVVAHAEKGGYVLGICNGFQVLTETGLLPGVLLRNAALKYICKPVDLTVQTADSAYTCGYEAGQTVTFPIAHHDGNYFADPETLKRLHGEARVAFTYNDNPNGSVDDIAGILSENRRVLGMMPHPERMAEEAHGGTDGAALFESLVSQVVAA from the coding sequence ATGCACGCCGCCGTCATCGTCTTTCCCGGCTCCAACTGTGATCGTGACATGGCCGTGGCGCTTGAGCGGGCAGGGGCCAAGGTCTCCATGGTCTGGCACAAGGATACCGCGCTCCCCGAGGGCATCGACCTGATCGGCGTGCCCGGTGGGTTCTCCTTCGGCGATTACCTGCGCTGCGGCGCGATCGCCGCCAATTCCCCGATTTGCCGCTCGGTCGTCGCCCATGCCGAAAAGGGCGGTTATGTCCTTGGCATCTGCAACGGCTTTCAGGTGCTCACCGAAACCGGCCTGCTGCCGGGCGTCCTGCTGCGCAACGCGGCCCTGAAATATATCTGCAAGCCGGTGGACCTGACCGTGCAAACCGCCGACAGCGCCTATACCTGCGGCTACGAGGCGGGCCAGACGGTCACCTTCCCGATTGCCCACCATGACGGCAACTATTTCGCCGATCCCGAGACCCTCAAGCGCTTGCACGGCGAGGCGCGGGTCGCCTTCACCTACAACGACAATCCCAACGGCTCGGTCGATGACATCGCCGGGATCCTGTCGGAAAACCGCCGGGTGCTCGGCATGATGCCACACCCCGAACGCATGGCCGAAGAGGCACACGGCGGCACCGATGGCGCGGCCCTTTTCGAAAGCCTTGTCTCGCAGGTCGTGGCGGCCTGA
- the purS gene encoding phosphoribosylformylglycinamidine synthase subunit PurS — translation MKARVHVMLKNGVLDPQGEAVRHALGQLGFDGVEGVRQGKVIELDLAETDADKARETVTAMCEKLLANTVIESYSVEVS, via the coding sequence ATGAAAGCTCGCGTGCATGTCATGCTGAAAAACGGCGTTCTGGACCCGCAGGGCGAGGCCGTGCGCCACGCCCTCGGCCAACTGGGCTTTGACGGGGTCGAAGGGGTGCGCCAAGGCAAGGTGATCGAACTGGACCTTGCCGAAACCGACGCCGACAAGGCCCGCGAGACCGTGACCGCCATGTGCGAAAAGCTGCTCGCCAACACCGTGATCGAAAGCTACTCGGTCGAGGTGTCGTGA
- the purC gene encoding phosphoribosylaminoimidazolesuccinocarboxamide synthase, which produces MARRKKIYEGKAKTLYEGPEPGTVVQYFKDDATAYNAEKKAVIEGKGVLNNILSEYFMLGLTNIGIPNHFLKRLNMREQLVRSCEIVPLEVIVRNYAAGSMAKRLGIDEGTQLPRPIVEYCLKDDKLGDPLVTEEHIAAFGWASQQDMDDILSLALRVNDFLSGVMYGVGIRLVDFKIEIGRIFEGDFQRLIVADEISPDSCRLWDIETGEKLDKDVFRRDLGSLTDAYTEVATRLGVMPKNTAQVTKPTLIN; this is translated from the coding sequence ATGGCGCGGCGCAAGAAAATCTACGAAGGCAAGGCGAAAACCCTGTACGAGGGGCCGGAACCCGGCACCGTCGTGCAGTATTTCAAGGACGACGCAACTGCCTATAACGCCGAGAAAAAGGCTGTGATCGAGGGCAAGGGCGTTCTCAACAACATCCTGTCCGAGTACTTCATGCTGGGGCTGACCAACATCGGCATTCCCAACCACTTCCTCAAGCGCCTCAATATGCGTGAACAACTTGTGCGCAGCTGCGAGATCGTGCCGCTTGAGGTGATCGTGCGCAATTATGCCGCGGGCTCCATGGCCAAGCGCCTTGGCATCGACGAGGGCACGCAACTGCCGCGCCCCATCGTCGAATACTGCCTCAAGGATGACAAGCTGGGCGATCCGCTGGTGACCGAAGAACATATCGCCGCCTTCGGCTGGGCCAGCCAACAGGACATGGACGATATCCTCAGCCTCGCCTTGCGGGTCAACGATTTCCTGTCTGGCGTCATGTATGGCGTCGGCATCCGTCTGGTGGACTTCAAGATCGAGATCGGCCGCATCTTCGAGGGGGATTTCCAACGCCTGATCGTGGCCGACGAGATCAGCCCCGACAGTTGCCGCCTGTGGGACATCGAAACCGGCGAGAAGCTCGACAAGGATGTCTTCCGCCGTGATCTGGGCAGCCTGACGGATGCCTATACCGAGGTGGCCACCCGCCTTGGCGTCATGCCCAAGAACACCGCGCAAGTGACCAAACCGACGCTGATCAACTGA
- a CDS encoding DUF1476 domain-containing protein has translation MTTFDDRENAFENKFAHDEEMKFKAEARRNKLLGIWAAELLGKTGADADAYAKEVVLSDFEEAGHEDVVRKVAGDLGDLADADTIRGKMDELLRVAKDQLMKEAE, from the coding sequence ATGACCACATTCGACGATCGCGAAAACGCATTCGAGAACAAATTCGCCCATGACGAGGAAATGAAATTCAAGGCCGAGGCCCGCCGCAACAAGCTGTTGGGGATTTGGGCGGCGGAGCTTCTGGGCAAGACCGGCGCGGATGCCGATGCCTATGCCAAAGAGGTCGTGCTGTCGGATTTCGAGGAAGCCGGCCACGAGGACGTTGTACGCAAGGTCGCCGGTGATCTGGGTGATCTGGCCGATGCCGATACGATCCGCGGCAAGATGGACGAACTGTTGCGCGTCGCCAAGGACCAGTTGATGAAAGAAGCGGAATAA